The following coding sequences lie in one Pelecanus crispus isolate bPelCri1 chromosome 9, bPelCri1.pri, whole genome shotgun sequence genomic window:
- the GOLGA1 gene encoding golgin subfamily A member 1 isoform X3, with amino-acid sequence MRHKIKLLYSSKMFAKLKKKIAEEAAVAPRPGGAARIPRSVSKESITSVGADSGDDFASDGSSSREDLSSQLFRRNEQIRKLEVKLSDYADQIRNLQKIKEKLENALEKHQDSSMRKFQEQNEAHQASRAKMAEGMALALEKKDQEWMEKLGQVEKEKKMLETQLQEMREQSLNLFQKRDEIDELEGFQQQELAKVKHMLLKKEESLSKTEQELEACTRELTHTKEMLQDASNESSGLRKDLQELQQQLLELEAQRDELMTAETNAENKITALKLREQELQTVIQQLSVDLQNARIADSGCEKRLEMLQVEHESLKVEYEQHKQKMTFELAERNKLTEQLQKKVLSLEKKLERNLSGDEHVQELLKEKATLEQKLDETRQQRLTDRTHHTETVNHLETQNKELEQKLQIATEALQKSKEVAAEQDLKTQKLQSDLEDERSKLQEQILSEKHHYNEKVTGLESQIAALETAWELDKAATQNKISQLEKENENLNGSREEYESSLKKQESELNRLKNELSSRETVSVEIAKALEETRKQREELQQQVSHLASLIKEKDQLIDEKCDMLLKQKEELNQLSQDHEAVLLQMHQLQSDIKASNSRAVEKEETARKEIDELKLQIQECLLAREHEKHVSELEESMRALNKKHLHSPENRAVEQNGEVAAADIIQLQKDNRELKQQIAEKNKMIKQLQQRMMELKKTLQKEK; translated from the exons ATGAGGCACAAAATTAAAT TGCTATACAGCagtaaaatgtttgcaaaattgAAGAAGAAGATAGCAGAAGAGGCAGCGGTTGCTCCCAGACCAGGGGGAGCTGCCAGGATACCCAGATCTGTCAGTAAGGAGTCAATTACGTCCGTGGGAGCAGACTCTGGAGATGACTTT GCTTCTGATGGAAGCAGCTCTAGAGAGGATCTTTCATCCCAGCTATTCAGAAGAAATGAACAAATAAGGAAATTGGAGGTCAAGCTGTCTG ATTATGCTGATCAGATCCGAAACTTGCAGAAGATAAAAGAGAAGCTTGAAAATGCATTAGAAAAGCATCAGGATT CCTCCATGAGGAAGTTtcaggagcagaatgaagctcACCAGGCCAGTCGAGCCAAGATGGCTGAAGGAATGGCTTTGGCCTTAGAAAAAAAGGACCAG GAGTGGATGGAAAAACTCGGTCAAGTTGAAAAG gagaaaaaaatgcttgaaacGCAGTTACAAGAAATGAGGGAGCAGAGTCTGAACCTTTTTCAAAAAAGAGATGAAATTGATGAACTGGAGGGCTTTCAGCAGCAGGAACTTGCCAAAGTTAAACACATG cttttgaaaaaggaagaatctCTGAGCAAAACAGAACAGGAGCTAGAGGCGTGCACTCGAGAACTAACCCACACTAAAGAGATGCTTCAGGATGCAAGCAACGAGTCATCAGGCCTAAGGAAAGATCTTCAAGagttgcagcagcagctcttggaGCTAGAGGCCCAGAG agatGAACTAATGACAGCTGagacaaatgcagaaaataagatCACTGCTCTGAAGTTAAGAGAACAGGAGCTACAAACTGTCATTCAGCAGCTTTCTGTAGACTTGCAAAAT GCTCGAATTGCTGATTCTGGTTGTGAGAAGAGACTGGAAATGTTACAGGTGGAGCATGAATCTCTGAAGGTGGAATATGAACAACACAAGCAAAAG ATGACTTTTGAACTTGCTGAGAGAAATAAACTTACTgaacaactgcagaaaaaagtgttgtccttggaaaaaaagctagaaagaaatctttcaggGGATGAACATGTGCAGGAGCTACTCAAGGAG AAAGCTACTCTTGAGCAGAAACTGGATGAAACCAGGCAGCAGCGCCTAACAGACAGAACACATCACACTGAGACTGTGAACCATTTGGAAACACAG AATAAAGAACTGGAACAAAAACTACAGATTGCAACAGAAGCGTTGCAAAAGAGCAAAGAAGTAGCTGCTGAGCAGGATCTGAAGACCCAGAAGCTG CAAAGTGATCTAGAGGATGAAAGAAGTAAACTACAGGAACAGATTTTAAGTGAGAAACATCACTACAATGAGAAAGTTACTGGGCTGGAGTCTCAAATTGCTGCTCTTGAAACAGCTTGGGAACTTGATAAAGCAGCTACTCAGAACAAGATC AGCCagttggaaaaggaaaatgaaaatcttaATGGAAGCAGAGAAGAGTATGagagctctttaaaaaaacaagagtCTGAATTGAACAGGCTAAAG AATGAATTGAGCAGCAGAGAGACTGTCAGCGTTGAAATTGCCAAAGCATTGGAAGAAACACGAAAACAAAGAGAGGAATTACAACAGCAG GTTTCACATCTGGCTTccttaataaaggaaaaagaccaGCTGATTGATGAAAAATGTGATATGcttctgaaacagaaggaagaactAAACCAACTCAGTCAAG ATCATGAAGCTGTCTTGCTGCAAATGCATCAGTTGCAATCCGACATAAAAGCAAGTAATAGCCGAGCAgtggagaaagaagaaacagcaagaaaggaaattgATGAACTGAAGCTGCAGATACAGGAGTGCCTGTTGGCCAGAGAACATGAGAAACAT GTTTCAGAACTAGAGGAATCGATGAGAGCCTTGAACAAGAAGCATTTGCATTCTCCAGAAAACCGTGCGGTGGAACAGAATGGAGAGGTAGCAGCTGCAGACATCATTCAACTTCAGAAGGATAACAGAGAGCTGAAACAGCAAATTGCTGAGAAAAACAAG